In the Spirochaetota bacterium genome, ATACAATAGCATTTATCCCTACCTCCTTGAGTCTCTTAATAGTCTGTACTATATTTTCGCTGCCAATTGAATAACCTGTAAAATACAGTCCTCTGACATATTTTATTTCCGGTTTCTTTCTCTTCTTATAGTCAAGCAGAAATGTAGGCAGAGAGGAAGGTATATAGAGTACAGTATCCCTTTGAATAGTATTCCTGCCAATACTATTATATTCTTTGATCGCCATCTTCAGTTGATATATTTTGTAAAAGTGTGTGTAGGCTATAGCCTTTTCTGCAATCTCCCTAATCCTTATCCTCTTCATCGCCTTGTAGAATAACATATGTCCTGAATGGATGAAACCCTCTGGAAGATTAGCAAATGTCTTCTTATATCTTTTGCAATAGGCCGGATCTATTATCTTATAATTTGGCTCTTTGGGAATGACCGATTCATACACATTTACCAGAAAGTTCGTTATGGAATCATAATAAAAACCTATCCCAATAAAATATATATTTAATAATACTATAACCGGGATTAGGATGATGATTGATAATAGTATATTTTTTTTTCTAATTGACATTTGAATAAAAAGTACACTATAGTAATAGTGTATAGGTATTAAACAAAATTAACTCAACAAATAATATTTCATTTATAACGAATTTATAGAGTGGGAGGCTTATCCAAACACTCATCTTCTAATAGACTATTCGTATATGCTATGTCCTGTTAATCACAGTTTCCTTTTTGATCAGAGAACCAAATTAAGTTAAGATTGTCCCAATTGGCAATTTATTAGTGAAAAAATCAACCAAAAAATATCTGTATACTCAACTTGTAGGGAATGACTATAGCTATCCCCTCCGACCTTTAGTCGCGGGAGATATTTAATGCATTTTAATTCACCCCAATCTTCACTAAAATCCTATTCCGATGTGAAGAGGAAAGCCTAGGGAGGGATCATTTTTTAGTTCTTTACTGTAACAAGTCTGATATATGTCAGTCATTATAAAAAAAATAATATCTCTATATCAAGGGCAAAAAAAATTTTGTTCCTTTCTAATCTCAATATTAATATCCTTCAAGTCAATTAAACACCTTCGATTTCGGTCTATTTATTCTATTGCCATTGATCAGACAAAATACACTGGAATAGACGCATTGCCGATCATAGTATCCATCGCACTGCTTATTGGAGGGACGGTTATAATCCAGGCAACAAAAAATTTTCCGAAATTCGGGATTGAAGAATTTATCGGCAATCTTCTTGTAATTATTATTGCACGGGAAGTTGGACCACTTACAACCGCTATCATTGTGATCAGCAGGTCCGGCTCAGCCATCGCTGCAGAGATAGCAACCCAAAAACAGGACAAGGCGATATTATCCCTAGAGTTAATGGGAATTGATACAAAACTCTATATTGTTTTTCCCAGAATCATTGCATCTATTTTAGCGTTCTTTTCACTCATTATTATCTTTGACATAGTAGCCTTTTTCGGCGGATATCTAATCTCTCTCACCTCTGTATTTATTCCCTTAAGCTCTTTCATCGAGACATTACTCAGCTCATTCAGTTTTGAGGATTTGACAATAACAATAACGAAGAGTATAATTTATGGTATACTTATTCCTATCATATGCTGTTATTATGGATTTATGCCAAGGTCCAATTTCGAGATCCCAATCGTTGTTAGAAAAGCGGTTGTGAGAACGCTGGTTATTATTGTTATTATAAATGCTTTTATATCTGCATTGTTCTATTATTAGATATATTACATATAAAATAATTTTTCTCTTACATTCTTCACTGAAACAGTGATTAATGGATGATGACTAATAGTCATTGGATAAATTTAGTATACATATCATTATTGTATCATTAGTATACAAATAGGCTAATAATGGAAGAGGTTGACATACTGAAAATCGAAGGAGTATCATATGAATCGGATAGAAGGGGATCTTTATATGATATTTCCTTTTCAATAAAAAGGGGTGAATTTGTAGTAATTTTTGGGCCTGAGGATTCAGGTATTGAACTCATCTGCCCACTTATAGCTGGGATTGTTGAAAAATTTGAAGGAGATATATATTACGAGGACAAGTCGATTAAAACTTTTGATTATATAGAGAAACATATATATAAAAAAAAATTAGGCTATCTTCAAAGGGGATATGGATTGATAAACAATATGTCAATGGAGGCCAATATCTCCCTGCCACTAAAATATCATTCTCAATTGTCAAATTTGGAGATAAATGACATAGTCGAAAAATATATCAAAGAGATGAATCTCGATCATTGCAGAGGTTTAAGGCCTATTGATCTCTCAAATTCAGAAGCCCTGAAGATAGCCTATGCAAGATCAATAGCATTAGATCCTGATCTTCTCCTGATTGAGCATCCTTTTGAAGGACAATGCCTTATAAACTCACAGACATTTATTAACAGCTTGAAAAGATACTCCACCTGCTTGAAAAAATCTGTAATCTTTATTACATATGAACCGCAATACTTTATAGACCTTTCACATACCTTTATAATGTTCTATGATGGTAGAATAGTGTTTGCTGGGTCAAAAAATGAGTTTAGAATAGCTGAAAACCGATACTTGTCGCAATATCTCCAAGCATCATGTGAAGGGCCCATGAATATTTTATAGATATCTATAATATTCACAGACTATAATATATAAATTGAATATACTAATGTCTATTCAACATAAAGTGTATAAGTATATTTTAGATTATTACTGGAAATCAAGGGAATCTCAGAGATGAAACTTGAAAAAAATGAATCTAGGGTTGGTATCTTTATACTCCTTCCAATCATCATACTTCTTCTTTTTATTATGCTAAAACTTGGATATTCACTGGCAAGCGATACTATCGATGTCTATTTGAAGATAGATAACATTACCTCCATTAAAGAGGGTACTCAAGTAAAGATAAAGGGATACACTATC is a window encoding:
- a CDS encoding ABC transporter permease, with amino-acid sequence MSVIIKKIISLYQGQKKFCSFLISILISFKSIKHLRFRSIYSIAIDQTKYTGIDALPIIVSIALLIGGTVIIQATKNFPKFGIEEFIGNLLVIIIAREVGPLTTAIIVISRSGSAIAAEIATQKQDKAILSLELMGIDTKLYIVFPRIIASILAFFSLIIIFDIVAFFGGYLISLTSVFIPLSSFIETLLSSFSFEDLTITITKSIIYGILIPIICCYYGFMPRSNFEIPIVVRKAVVRTLVIIVIINAFISALFYY
- a CDS encoding ATP-binding cassette domain-containing protein, whose translation is MEEVDILKIEGVSYESDRRGSLYDISFSIKRGEFVVIFGPEDSGIELICPLIAGIVEKFEGDIYYEDKSIKTFDYIEKHIYKKKLGYLQRGYGLINNMSMEANISLPLKYHSQLSNLEINDIVEKYIKEMNLDHCRGLRPIDLSNSEALKIAYARSIALDPDLLLIEHPFEGQCLINSQTFINSLKRYSTCLKKSVIFITYEPQYFIDLSHTFIMFYDGRIVFAGSKNEFRIAENRYLSQYLQASCEGPMNIL